A window of bacterium genomic DNA:
GTGCAGAATAGAAAGGACTAGCGCAGCAAGTAAAAGTGTTGCTCCGGCTCGAATTGCAATTTTTGAAGAGAGAATGATTCCCTGTCTTCCGCATGCCAATTTTTCTGTTTCACCTGTTTATAACGGCGCGACCTTTATGATGATGCGAAGACCTTCACCACTGCGAAGCAGATCCAGAGCGTCGTTGATTTCTTCCATGGAAACTGTGAGTGACCACTGGTAGTACTTTGATTTTATTCTCAGCTGCAAGTTGAATGATTGCCGGATAATCCACCGCACGGCAACCCAGCGAACCAAATATTTCCAGCTCGCGGAACATCACCCGCGCCGCATTTAAGACGAAAGGCTTGTCGCTGTAACCAATGATACAAACGCGCCCCCCGATTCGTACCGATTCGACTGCCTGTTCCAAAGTCACTGGATTACCGATCGCTTCAAACGCAATATCGGCGCCTCCTTCAAACACTCTTTTCAATTCCTTTTTGAATTCACACTTGGACGGATTAAGCGTTTCCGAGGCTCCTAATTTTTTCGCAAGCTCCAGTTTTTCCTGTTTCAAATCAACGGCTACAACTCGTGCTCCTGCGGCGGCTGCGACCTGAACAACATTGATTCCAACTCCACCGCATCCAAAAACGACAACACGATCCCCCGGACCTACCTGCGCCCGGTTCTTAACGGCGTGATAAGGAGTTGATAACGCATCGGCAATGATGCAGGACTCCGCAAGGGGAAGCTGCTGCGGAAGCGAGAAGATATCTTTGGCGGGGGCGGCAATGTATTCAGCAAACGCTCCGTTGACATGGTTCCCAAACATTTTCATCTGTTCGCAGATATTTTCGCGCCCGAGCCGGCACATCCTGCAAACGCCGCAAGAGACCACGGCAGGCAACAAAACTCTGTCCCCCTCTTTCCAATTTGTCACGGATGTTCCGACTTTTTCGATGATTCCCGAGCATTCATGGCCCAGAATCAAAGGAGGTTCTTTGAAAGTTTTTACACCATGATCAATGTAATGAAGGTCCGTATGACATACGCCACACGCGATGACCTTGATCAAAACCTGATCAGAGGCAATTAATGGAACAGGCACATCTTCGATCGACAATGGTTGATAAGGTTGTCTAAATATTGCTGCTTCCATGACGTTCCTCATTGGTGTTTCCATTCCGGAGTGCGTTTCTCCAGAAAAGCGTTTAAACCTTCTAATGCATCGCTGGTGGTCATTAATTGCTCAAGATAAATCTTTTCAGCCAGCTCCAGCGCATGAAGAAAGATGGATCCGGATGCCTTTCGGAGCGCATATTTCGTTGCGATTAAAACGGGACGACTGTAACTCGCAATTTCTCGGACTATTGTGTCGATCCGTTTCTGAAAGTCATCCTGCGGGAATACTCCATTGATTAAACCCATATTTACACCTTCCTCTGCGGTGAAAGTACGACCGGAAAATACCAGTTCAGCGGTTTGCTTGTATCCTATGAACTGTGAATAGTGTGCCACTGCGACAGGTGGGAAAACGCCCAACTTGATTTCCGGTTGCCCCAGCTTCGTTCCGCATGCCGCATATGTCAGATCGGTCATGGCTGCAATCTCCAGGCCTCCACCCATTGCGCTTCCGTGTAGACCCGACACAGTTGGAATTTCAAGATTGACAAGTTGATATAACATCTGTCGCATCATGCGAAGCATCAGCTCTACTTTGTCCGGAAGGTGATCCGAAACATCCATTCCGGCAGAAAAACATTTTCCTTCTCCGCGAATCAAGAGAACGCGGTACGAAGAGTCGGAGTGCACCAGTTGTAATGCCTCCTCCATCTCTTGCAACATGGGGAGATGAAAAATATTTAACGGCGGGCGGTTCAGAATCATTGTAGCGATTCCAGGGGGTTCGCAAACCAGTCGAACAAACAGAAACTGCTTGTCAGTCATGCTGTCTCCTGCTTGAGGGCGAAGAGTTCTTCCGCATTTTCATACAGGATTTTTTGTTTCACGTCCTCCTTGAGACCAAGCTCATCCAATTGATCGAGACTTTGTTTCCATGGCAGACCGTTTGTTCCCCACACAGTGCGGTCCTTTCCCATGCGACTACTCATGAATTGGATGATTGCAGGAGAAAGATATTTCGGCATCCACGCATCTATGCCGAACCATACATTCTCCCATTTGTAACAAACGGAAATGAGCTCATCTACCCAGGGCCATCCTGTATGTGCGCCAAGAATTTTCAGCTCAGGAAAATCGCAGGCGATCGAATCCAGATAGATCGGCCGGCCCCCTTCACTCGGCATTGCCTCCAGCACATGTCCCACCTGAGCTGAAACCGGCACACCGAGCTCAACACATTTTGCGTAAAGTGGATACATTTTTCGATCATTCAGAGGAATATCAAAACCGTAAATATGGACATAAACTCCTTTGAAGTTGTGTTGTCGCACTGCAACTTCGATCTCCCGAAGACTTTCTTTAATCCGAAATGGATTGTAGCCGGCAAGTCCCACAAAACGGCCTGGATATTTTTCAGTGTATTGCAGGACATCTTCCAATTTCGTATCCATATACATCCACTTGTTCCAGTGAGACCACATCTTGCACTGCGTGATGAACACCTTCTCTACGCTGGCTTCATCCATTCGAGCAATCATTTGATCGATGGATTCGAAGCGCGGAAGACCACCAATCGCTTTTTCCATTCGGCAAACCAGCTCTCCTTCTTTTGCGCGATCCCACTGTTCCATAAATTCACGGGTAGCCACGTAATACATGCAATCAATTGCTTTTCTAGACATTGGATTCCTCCTGTCTTAGTAATCCCTCACGCTGCGTATGTTCCATTTCGGCGCTTATTCAGACGATGTAATCCGAGCAAAGCTGCTCCAAACGCGCACAAATACTCACTACGCGGGCATGCGTAGACACTGGTTTCCAGCTTTTCTTCCAGAGCCCGGATCATTCCTGCCTGACGCGCAACACCTCCGGCTACAACGACTCGTCCTTCCAGACCGACTCGTTTAAGCAAACTCACAGCGCGGTCAGCCAACGAATCATGAATCCCGCGGAGAATGTCTTCGATGCTGGCTCCATTGCTCACGTGATTGATGATTTCCGATTCGCCCAGAACCGCACACACGGAGCTGATCGCTTGCGGTTGAGTCGCATGCAGTGAAAGTCTGCCTATGTCTACCAGCGATATTTGCAAATACTTGGCTGCTTTTTCCAAAAAACCGCCTGAGCCTGCAGCACACCTGTCATTCGAGCGGAATTGTTTGACCTTTCCACCGTTCTTCAAACTGATTGCACGAGTACTCTGGCTACCCATGTCCAGAACACACGAGGCAGCCGGAAAAAGTTCGTATGCTCCTCGCGCCGCACAAGTAATTTCTGTAATCTGAATATCCCGAAACGACACGCTATACCGGCCGAGACCGGTGGTTGCTACATATTCAACTGCATGTAAAGATAGTTGGGCTTGAGCGAGCGCGGAATCGAGAGCAAGTTTTGCAACGGATGCAAAATTTGCTGTGGTTTTCGTGCAGAATCGCGCTTTCAGGTGTCTGTTGTTGTTCAACAGCACAGCTTTCGTTTGCCCGGAACCTATGTCGATGCCTGCGATTACTTTTTCCATGAATTCTCCTTAATCTAGCGATGCCGGTTGTCCTTCAAAGCTCAATCTTTCGGCTCGTTCCATCGCAAAAAGAGCGGCTCCAATAGCGCCTGCAAAATGAGATTGTTCGCTGACTTTCAATGGAAGTCCTAATTTCATCTGCATTGCATGAATCATTCCGCAGTTCCTGGAAACGCCGCCGGTAAATGCTATGTCTTTTTCAACCCCTACTCTCCGGACCAAAGACATCGTCCTGGCTGCGATTGCGCTGTGCACTCCGCCGAGTATGTCTTCTATCGATTTATTTTGGGCAAGGTAGGACATGATATCGGACTCAACGAAGACGGCACATACAGAGCTAAGCCGGACTGAAGTTTTTGCGCGCAGCGAGATATCTCCGATCACATCCAGCGGAAGTCCCATCACTTCTGCGGCGGCAGCCAAAAATCGACCCGTTCCCGCTGCGCATTTATCGTTCATTGCAAAATCGAGAACGTTCCCATCCGGCCCGATCTTAATGGCCTTCGTATCTTGCCCGCCCATATCAATGACTGTTCTGGTGGAAGGGAACAAAAAATGGGCGCCGCGTGCATGACAACTGATTTCAGTGATCTGTGAATCCCCAAAAGTTACTTTGTACCGGCCATAACCGGTACCGATGATGTAAGAGATTTCATTTCGTTTGAGTCCGGAATTTTGCAAGGCCTGTTCAAATGCATTTTGAGCGGCGACGGTGACGTAGGCGCCGGTTGAAATGAGAACCGAAGAAGCCAGATTGCGGGCCTGGTCCAGGATAATCGCTTTTGTTTGCGTAGATCCAACATCGACACCGCCGGCATAGAGCATCATCGTGGTCCTCCTGAAGAAAGCGTTGGATGGCTTTTATACAGTTTTTGATGCTCCAGAGATTCGAAAAATGCATCGATCCGGTTCTGCATTTGCGCCGCTGAGAAATAACGCGGGTCCTCCAGATCCGATTCCACAAACAGTGTTGGAACTTCCCGCTGGCGGAAAAAATACTCGCGCATGTCCCCTTGTCCCGCTGAAAATAACCGGCAGCTCTTCACCGAATGAATCAGCAGAGCGTCCGCAGAATATTCTTCGATATAACGATCGATCTGTTCATACCTCTGCAGGAAACTCCGGTTTGCGAGATTTTGCGAAATCATATGCTCGGCAATGCTGTAAAGTGGATTGTTTGAATCGTGCCGGAACCCGAATTCCCAGATTCCACCGACCGTTGAATAGGTGGATGCCACCGCGCAGGCGCCCCAATGGGCAAGCATGTCCCGGAATTTTCGAAAATACGGATAAGGCGGCGGTCCTTCCACAACAATTCGAAATTTCTCGGGTGAAACCGCGCCAAGACCCTGCCGTGCCCGTTCTTGAAATTCCTTTTTGGCCACTTCAAAAAAATCGATGCACTCCTGCATTCCACGATAAACATAGAGCGGTCCCATCATGGTTGTGTTATCAAAATAAGCGTCATAAGGAGCCGGCCGGTGTTTTGAAAAATTTCTCACCTCACACCACAAATCTTCGGCGGTTCTGGCGCGTTTCAGATGCTCCTTAAGATTTTCAATATCCAGTTTTTTTCCTGTGATTTTCTCCAGCAGTTTAATGATCTCTTCCAGCTGGCGAACGACGTATTGCACGTCTTCAGGCGATGCCGTCTCCTGACGCATGAAAGGGATATCAAGAACGTAAAGTGGCGCTCCGGTCAGTGCCGCAAGATGTTCGAACCACTTCACATAGGTGTTGCAGCCAACATAGTTACAAAGAATCAGTGCCGGCTTTGGAAGCCGCGTCCCGAGTGTCGCTTTATCCCCCAGAGAATTTGCGCCGATGTCCGCTTTGACGTATCCACAATTGTCGGTGGCATAGCCCAGCTCTTCCGATTTTAAGAGAGCAGGTAAGGACTTATTCCGGATGGCAAGTTGTAGCGCATTAATTTCCGGATAAACGGGAAGGACATCAAAGGCTCGAAGCAATTCAACGCAATTCCCGGAAACCATGAGGTAGACTGCCGGGTGCCCCGTTTCTGTTGCTGCATCCAGTTCGTTGTACCATCGGACCATTAACTTTTTTTGCACCCTGTGCATCAGTCCCTGATAGGTTTGTCTCTCGTTTTGTTGCTGCATTTGTGGTTGCTCCATTGCTAATCAAAAAGGATCGATTCAACAAACGTTTCAACTTCCGTCCGAGCTTTTTCAAACGTCCTCATCTTTTCTTCGAACTCTACAAGCAAATGCGGAATATTATTTTCATCCAGTTTGTTCTTAAAGAGCACATAATCGAAATACGCCGGTTCACAGAACTTTGCTATGCAAAAAATCACCGCATCTGCTCTGGACTTCCGAACTTTTTCTAAGAGCATGTCGGAACGCGACGTTAGACAATCGTGACGGACGGATGAATAACAGCTGTCATGCAAATAACTTCTTGCCAGCGACCGGAAAGGATCATGGTTGAACTCGAGATCCTGTTCAAACCATCTCAAGCCCAAAAGAAGATCGTCATTGACGACGTAACATCCGGCATCTTCTAGGACAGCAAGCAGCTCCAAAGGCGGTTGCTCGCAAAACGAACCCTCCAGGACAACGCGAATTCTATCCCTGGTTTTGCTTTGATTCTTACTTAATTCCTCGATGACATTGCTCACTATCAGTGAGTGTTCCTCTGGCGGCAATATGCATCCAGCGCGGCCCAACA
This region includes:
- a CDS encoding zinc-binding dehydrogenase, with protein sequence MEAAIFRQPYQPLSIEDVPVPLIASDQVLIKVIACGVCHTDLHYIDHGVKTFKEPPLILGHECSGIIEKVGTSVTNWKEGDRVLLPAVVSCGVCRMCRLGRENICEQMKMFGNHVNGAFAEYIAAPAKDIFSLPQQLPLAESCIIADALSTPYHAVKNRAQVGPGDRVVVFGCGGVGINVVQVAAAAGARVVAVDLKQEKLELAKKLGASETLNPSKCEFKKELKRVFEGGADIAFEAIGNPVTLEQAVESVRIGGRVCIIGYSDKPFVLNAARVMFRELEIFGSLGCRAVDYPAIIQLAAENKIKVLPVVTHSFHGRNQRRSGSASQW
- a CDS encoding enoyl-CoA hydratase/isomerase family protein, which codes for MTDKQFLFVRLVCEPPGIATMILNRPPLNIFHLPMLQEMEEALQLVHSDSSYRVLLIRGEGKCFSAGMDVSDHLPDKVELMLRMMRQMLYQLVNLEIPTVSGLHGSAMGGGLEIAAMTDLTYAACGTKLGQPEIKLGVFPPVAVAHYSQFIGYKQTAELVFSGRTFTAEEGVNMGLINGVFPQDDFQKRIDTIVREIASYSRPVLIATKYALRKASGSIFLHALELAEKIYLEQLMTTSDALEGLNAFLEKRTPEWKHQ
- a CDS encoding amidohydrolase family protein, with protein sequence MSRKAIDCMYYVATREFMEQWDRAKEGELVCRMEKAIGGLPRFESIDQMIARMDEASVEKVFITQCKMWSHWNKWMYMDTKLEDVLQYTEKYPGRFVGLAGYNPFRIKESLREIEVAVRQHNFKGVYVHIYGFDIPLNDRKMYPLYAKCVELGVPVSAQVGHVLEAMPSEGGRPIYLDSIACDFPELKILGAHTGWPWVDELISVCYKWENVWFGIDAWMPKYLSPAIIQFMSSRMGKDRTVWGTNGLPWKQSLDQLDELGLKEDVKQKILYENAEELFALKQETA
- a CDS encoding acyl-CoA dehydratase activase, with product MEKVIAGIDIGSGQTKAVLLNNNRHLKARFCTKTTANFASVAKLALDSALAQAQLSLHAVEYVATTGLGRYSVSFRDIQITEITCAARGAYELFPAASCVLDMGSQSTRAISLKNGGKVKQFRSNDRCAAGSGGFLEKAAKYLQISLVDIGRLSLHATQPQAISSVCAVLGESEIINHVSNGASIEDILRGIHDSLADRAVSLLKRVGLEGRVVVAGGVARQAGMIRALEEKLETSVYACPRSEYLCAFGAALLGLHRLNKRRNGTYAA
- a CDS encoding acyl-CoA dehydratase activase; this encodes MMLYAGGVDVGSTQTKAIILDQARNLASSVLISTGAYVTVAAQNAFEQALQNSGLKRNEISYIIGTGYGRYKVTFGDSQITEISCHARGAHFLFPSTRTVIDMGGQDTKAIKIGPDGNVLDFAMNDKCAAGTGRFLAAAAEVMGLPLDVIGDISLRAKTSVRLSSVCAVFVESDIMSYLAQNKSIEDILGGVHSAIAARTMSLVRRVGVEKDIAFTGGVSRNCGMIHAMQMKLGLPLKVSEQSHFAGAIGAALFAMERAERLSFEGQPASLD
- a CDS encoding 2-hydroxyacyl-CoA dehydratase family protein; translated protein: MQQQNERQTYQGLMHRVQKKLMVRWYNELDAATETGHPAVYLMVSGNCVELLRAFDVLPVYPEINALQLAIRNKSLPALLKSEELGYATDNCGYVKADIGANSLGDKATLGTRLPKPALILCNYVGCNTYVKWFEHLAALTGAPLYVLDIPFMRQETASPEDVQYVVRQLEEIIKLLEKITGKKLDIENLKEHLKRARTAEDLWCEVRNFSKHRPAPYDAYFDNTTMMGPLYVYRGMQECIDFFEVAKKEFQERARQGLGAVSPEKFRIVVEGPPPYPYFRKFRDMLAHWGACAVASTYSTVGGIWEFGFRHDSNNPLYSIAEHMISQNLANRSFLQRYEQIDRYIEEYSADALLIHSVKSCRLFSAGQGDMREYFFRQREVPTLFVESDLEDPRYFSAAQMQNRIDAFFESLEHQKLYKSHPTLSSGGPR